In a genomic window of Methanosarcina horonobensis HB-1 = JCM 15518:
- the ilvD gene encoding dihydroxy-acid dehydratase yields the protein MRSAIIKEGPERAANRSLLKATGVTDSEMKRPFIAVVNSWNDIVPGHTHLNKLAEAVKAGIRNAGGVPFEFHTIGVCDGIAMGHEGMKYSLPSREVIEDTIELMVRAHQFDGMVLIPTCDKIVPGHLMAAGRLDIPAIVVTGGPMLPGYVDDKYTDLISVFEGVGAYRAGKLSEADLKRLENLSCAGAGSCAGMFTANTMACMTEALGLSLPGCATAHAVDAKKTRIAKESGERIVELVKKNITPRQIVTCKSFENAIMVDMAVGGSTNTTLHLPALAHEFGLELPLETFDELSRTTPHLISLRPGGPNFMLHFDRAGGVEAIMQRLASKLHLDQLTVNGKTIGENLNEFEIINPKLNKEIIATLEKPIHAEGGIAVLKGSLAPDGSVVKQAAVDPKMRIHTGPARVYDCEEDAMKSILAGDVKPGDIVVIRYEGPKGGPGMREMLAATAAIGGMGLLESVALITDGRFSGGTRGPCIGHVSPEASEGGPIGLVKDGDLIEINIPERILNLKVSEEELEKRRAAFVPPKKEVTGYLARYQRAVHSANTGGIVD from the coding sequence ATGAGAAGCGCAATTATCAAAGAAGGGCCTGAACGTGCCGCTAACCGTTCTCTCCTGAAGGCAACAGGAGTTACGGATTCGGAAATGAAGAGGCCGTTCATCGCGGTTGTCAATTCCTGGAATGATATAGTCCCCGGTCACACTCACCTGAATAAACTTGCTGAGGCTGTGAAAGCCGGAATCAGGAACGCTGGAGGGGTTCCTTTTGAGTTCCATACCATAGGGGTCTGCGACGGGATTGCAATGGGGCATGAGGGTATGAAATATTCTCTCCCAAGCAGGGAAGTCATAGAGGACACAATCGAACTGATGGTCAGAGCCCACCAGTTTGACGGGATGGTTCTTATCCCTACATGTGACAAAATTGTGCCAGGACACCTTATGGCAGCAGGCAGGCTTGATATCCCTGCCATTGTTGTGACCGGAGGGCCAATGCTTCCCGGATATGTGGACGATAAATACACTGACCTTATTTCAGTCTTTGAAGGGGTCGGCGCCTACAGGGCAGGCAAACTTTCCGAAGCCGACCTTAAAAGGCTTGAAAACCTTTCCTGTGCAGGGGCAGGTTCATGTGCAGGAATGTTTACCGCAAACACAATGGCATGCATGACCGAAGCCCTCGGATTGAGCCTGCCCGGCTGTGCAACTGCCCATGCTGTCGATGCAAAAAAGACGCGCATCGCCAAAGAATCCGGAGAGCGCATTGTGGAGCTTGTAAAAAAGAACATTACTCCAAGGCAGATTGTTACTTGCAAATCTTTTGAAAACGCCATTATGGTCGATATGGCAGTCGGAGGGAGTACAAATACCACTCTTCACCTTCCTGCTCTTGCCCACGAGTTCGGACTTGAACTGCCTCTTGAAACCTTTGATGAACTGAGCAGGACAACTCCTCACCTGATTTCCCTCAGACCCGGAGGTCCTAATTTCATGCTTCACTTTGACAGGGCAGGCGGAGTCGAAGCAATTATGCAGAGACTGGCTTCAAAACTCCATCTTGATCAGCTTACAGTTAATGGCAAAACCATCGGGGAAAACCTGAACGAGTTTGAAATCATTAACCCAAAGCTGAATAAAGAAATTATTGCAACTCTTGAGAAACCAATCCATGCCGAAGGGGGGATCGCAGTCCTCAAAGGCAGTCTCGCTCCTGATGGCTCGGTTGTCAAGCAGGCTGCGGTTGACCCGAAAATGCGTATCCATACAGGTCCTGCAAGAGTTTATGATTGTGAAGAGGATGCCATGAAGAGCATTCTTGCAGGGGATGTTAAACCAGGAGATATTGTCGTCATCCGCTATGAAGGTCCCAAAGGAGGTCCCGGAATGCGCGAAATGCTTGCAGCCACAGCCGCAATCGGAGGCATGGGTCTGCTAGAGTCCGTAGCTCTGATCACTGACGGGCGCTTCTCCGGAGGGACCCGCGGACCATGTATAGGGCATGTTTCTCCCGAAGCCAGTGAAGGGGGACCAATAGGTCTTGTAAAAGACGGTGACCTCATAGAAATCAACATTCCTGAAAGAATCCTGAACCTGAAGGTCTCTGAAGAAGAACTCGAAAAACGTAGGGCTGCCTTTGTACCTCCTAAAAAGGAAGTCACTGGCTACCTTGCAAGATACCAGCGTGCTGTCCATTCCGCAAACACTGGCGGGATAGTGGACTGA
- a CDS encoding replication factor C large subunit: MMSAIEWAEKYRPRTLGDVVGNKKAVQDLRKWAEEWQSGIPEKRAVILYGPAGIGKTSSAHALAGDMDWEVIELNASDQRTAGVIEKIAGSAASMNTLFGGKRLIVLDEADNLHGTADRGGMRAIAGIIKATLQPIVLIANDIYGLTPTVRNICLEIKFGSVQSRSMVPALKKVCDAEGISCSQEAILQIAENAGGDFRSAMNDLQAAASGKEALEVEDLSTAGRDVKENIFKAMQKIFKSTDCKRALESAYGLDESPEDLVHWIDENLPIQYARKDGDLEDIRAGFGYLSKADLYLGRVKKRQNYRMWRYASMLMVCGAALSKTRPYPGFIKYQQPSLWRRLGQTRSKRDMRDNIASKIGEHSFESMHYSRNNLLGFYALMLKDEASAIEVTASLGLELEELMYLSGSAKASKKLQKIYDEAQKLLEKKGDKAEEQAFFKVPAPLVDEKQTTLHCPVNIPEKEQEVPSEKSETSDSQPPEGKQKTLNLGFDISPEPPEKEEASEKKLSEDPVPEEDNFFPLPKSMQEKKLISEPVEKKTLSTTSKKKGSDGSIDPSKQRTSDKASPSAGMQDNTGEVLKKAEPKNQKTLFDF; encoded by the coding sequence ATGATGTCGGCAATTGAATGGGCTGAAAAATACCGACCCCGGACTCTTGGAGATGTCGTGGGGAACAAGAAAGCAGTGCAGGACTTGAGGAAGTGGGCTGAAGAATGGCAGTCCGGGATTCCTGAGAAAAGAGCTGTGATTCTCTATGGACCTGCGGGGATAGGGAAGACTTCAAGTGCTCACGCACTGGCAGGGGACATGGACTGGGAGGTTATAGAGCTCAATGCAAGCGACCAGAGGACTGCAGGCGTTATTGAGAAAATTGCCGGCTCTGCAGCGTCAATGAATACTCTTTTTGGAGGTAAACGGCTTATTGTCCTTGATGAGGCTGATAACCTCCACGGGACTGCAGATAGGGGTGGGATGAGGGCTATTGCCGGGATCATAAAAGCCACACTTCAGCCGATAGTACTTATTGCAAACGATATTTACGGGCTGACACCCACAGTCCGGAACATTTGTCTGGAAATAAAGTTCGGGTCCGTACAGAGCCGTTCCATGGTTCCTGCTTTGAAGAAGGTCTGTGATGCTGAGGGAATCTCCTGCAGCCAGGAAGCTATTCTGCAGATTGCAGAAAATGCAGGAGGAGATTTCAGGAGTGCAATGAATGACCTCCAGGCTGCAGCTAGTGGGAAGGAAGCGCTCGAAGTTGAGGACCTCAGCACTGCAGGCAGAGATGTCAAAGAGAATATCTTTAAGGCGATGCAGAAGATCTTTAAAAGCACTGACTGTAAAAGGGCTCTTGAATCTGCATACGGGCTTGATGAAAGCCCTGAGGATCTCGTGCACTGGATAGACGAAAACCTGCCAATTCAGTATGCTCGGAAGGATGGCGACCTCGAAGATATAAGAGCGGGTTTTGGATATCTTTCAAAGGCTGATCTTTATCTTGGGCGTGTGAAAAAGCGCCAGAACTACAGGATGTGGAGGTATGCCAGCATGCTTATGGTTTGCGGGGCTGCCCTTTCAAAGACAAGACCGTATCCCGGCTTCATCAAGTATCAGCAGCCTTCACTCTGGAGAAGGCTTGGACAGACACGTTCGAAGCGGGACATGCGAGACAATATAGCTTCAAAGATAGGGGAGCACAGCTTTGAATCAATGCATTACTCCAGGAATAACCTTTTAGGTTTTTATGCGTTGATGTTAAAGGATGAAGCATCTGCTATTGAAGTAACTGCAAGTCTCGGGCTTGAGCTTGAAGAGCTGATGTATCTTTCAGGAAGCGCAAAAGCAAGCAAAAAGCTGCAGAAAATTTACGATGAAGCGCAGAAGCTTCTCGAGAAGAAGGGCGATAAAGCCGAAGAACAGGCCTTTTTTAAGGTACCTGCTCCCTTGGTAGACGAAAAGCAGACAACTCTTCACTGCCCTGTTAATATTCCTGAAAAAGAACAGGAAGTTCCCTCTGAAAAATCCGAAACTTCTGATTCTCAACCTCCGGAAGGTAAGCAGAAAACCCTTAACCTGGGATTTGATATCTCGCCCGAGCCTCCAGAGAAAGAAGAGGCTTCAGAAAAGAAACTATCCGAGGACCCGGTACCTGAAGAAGATAACTTCTTTCCTCTTCCCAAATCCATGCAAGAAAAGAAACTCATTTCCGAACCTGTAGAGAAGAAAACCCTTTCCACAACTTCAAAAAAGAAGGGTTCGGATGGCAGCATCGATCCTTCAAAACAAAGGACATCTGATAAGGCTTCACCTTCCGCAGGTATGCAGGATAACACAGGAGAAGTTTTGAAAAAAGCTGAGCCTAAAAACCAGAAAACACTTTTCGACTTTTAA
- a CDS encoding helix-turn-helix domain-containing protein produces the protein MQLPTPEDLKKRRNELGLTQSDLAKRAGVSQPLIARIESGDVDPRLSTVRKILDAFEEAEKEQQIIIRDLMHSPVLHVSPEDSVEEVVNLMHVHGFSQIPVLDRGIPVGSVSEDMIVKLMGESKKKSISQLKVSGIMGESFPTVAPGISISVVSHILEGNPAVLVVEKGTVVGVVTKHDVMKLLQGQ, from the coding sequence ATGCAGCTTCCAACACCCGAAGATCTTAAAAAAAGAAGGAATGAACTAGGGCTTACCCAGAGCGACCTGGCTAAAAGGGCAGGTGTAAGCCAGCCTCTTATAGCCCGCATCGAATCGGGAGATGTAGACCCCAGACTCTCAACAGTCAGGAAAATCCTTGATGCTTTTGAGGAAGCTGAAAAGGAGCAGCAAATTATCATAAGGGACCTGATGCATTCCCCTGTCCTTCATGTTTCTCCTGAAGACTCGGTAGAAGAGGTGGTAAACCTTATGCATGTTCACGGGTTTTCACAGATTCCCGTGCTTGATAGAGGCATTCCGGTTGGAAGTGTTTCGGAAGATATGATCGTAAAGCTGATGGGCGAGAGCAAGAAAAAATCCATCTCTCAGTTGAAAGTTTCCGGGATAATGGGGGAGTCTTTTCCGACAGTAGCTCCTGGAATATCGATATCAGTAGTCTCGCATATACTTGAAGGAAACCCTGCCGTACTCGTGGTAGAAAAGGGGACAGTTGTGGGCGTTGTGACAAAACATGATGTGATGAAACTCCTTCAGGGCCAGTAA
- the mtxX gene encoding methanogenesis marker protein Mmp4/MtxX, which yields MEKNGMYALLEAIEVRARANRARVAMGIREPNPKTLESAWKAQELGYAQVVLVGSKKEIDKIGTELEVIDTDNPEKVLSELLVSRKVDAVIRGTAKASGTLSNLKEALGMKRVCRLALLLTADGTPFFLAPVGIDEGNTISDKLRMISLGAEHIRRLGVEPAVGVLSGGRIGDIGRDRRVDRTLADGEFVAGRAKELGIIARHYTILIEDAIKESNFIVAPDGISGNLIFRTIAFLGGGDGLGAPVLMDDYVFVDTSRVGGHFTKAIMLASALSYLNKERKKVIH from the coding sequence ATGGAAAAGAATGGCATGTATGCCCTCCTTGAGGCTATCGAAGTACGAGCCCGGGCGAACAGAGCAAGAGTTGCTATGGGAATTAGAGAGCCCAATCCCAAAACTCTTGAAAGTGCATGGAAAGCCCAGGAACTGGGATATGCACAGGTAGTCCTTGTAGGAAGTAAAAAAGAGATCGATAAAATCGGAACCGAACTTGAGGTTATAGATACAGACAACCCCGAAAAAGTCCTTTCTGAACTCCTGGTCTCAAGAAAGGTGGATGCAGTTATAAGAGGCACTGCAAAGGCTTCCGGAACTCTTTCAAACCTGAAAGAAGCCCTTGGCATGAAAAGAGTTTGCAGGCTTGCCCTGCTCCTTACAGCAGACGGGACACCTTTTTTCCTGGCCCCTGTTGGAATAGATGAAGGAAACACGATTTCAGACAAGCTTCGCATGATCTCCCTTGGTGCAGAGCACATAAGGAGACTGGGTGTTGAGCCTGCCGTAGGAGTGCTTTCCGGAGGAAGGATAGGGGATATAGGAAGGGACAGGCGTGTGGACAGGACACTCGCAGACGGGGAATTCGTAGCAGGACGGGCTAAGGAACTCGGGATCATTGCCAGACACTATACTATTCTTATTGAAGATGCCATAAAGGAATCAAATTTCATTGTTGCTCCTGACGGAATCTCAGGCAACCTTATTTTCCGGACTATTGCCTTCCTTGGAGGAGGCGACGGGCTCGGAGCTCCGGTATTAATGGACGATTATGTGTTTGTGGACACATCAAGAGTAGGCGGGCACTTCACAAAAGCCATCATGCTTGCAAGTGCACTATCCTATCTGAACAAGGAAAGAAAAAAGGTGATTCACTGA
- the mtrH gene encoding tetrahydromethanopterin S-methyltransferase subunit H, translating to MFKFQKEQEIANIAGIKVGGQPGELPTVLAGTIFYNKHEIIEDAAKGLFDRGAAEKLVNLQESGSDTTGNPHMVHIFGTTVESITNYIDFIAEVSDSPFLIDSPEGTVRAHAAGYVSEIGLADRAVYNSINMSINASEMEALEHSDIDSSIILGFNAMDSSLQGRMELLETGAGLLEEGLLSIADRCGIVNKLIDPSITPMGNGAGIALRMTITTKAKWGHPTGSGIHNAPSAWSWLNRQKEKDPVLYKICDIGSTCLQQAAAGDFILYGPIEYAEYIFPMAAMSDIMIAEAVADLDIEPASRHPINLLV from the coding sequence ATGTTTAAGTTCCAGAAAGAACAGGAAATTGCCAATATTGCAGGAATAAAAGTAGGTGGACAGCCTGGAGAACTCCCTACCGTACTTGCAGGGACTATTTTTTATAATAAGCATGAGATTATCGAAGATGCCGCAAAAGGCCTTTTTGACAGGGGTGCTGCTGAAAAGCTTGTAAACTTGCAGGAATCGGGTTCGGATACTACCGGAAATCCGCACATGGTCCATATCTTCGGCACAACCGTCGAGAGTATTACGAACTATATTGATTTCATTGCAGAAGTTTCGGATTCTCCTTTTCTTATAGATTCTCCCGAAGGGACTGTACGTGCCCATGCAGCCGGATATGTAAGTGAAATAGGGCTTGCAGACAGGGCAGTCTATAACTCTATAAATATGAGCATAAACGCATCAGAAATGGAGGCTCTTGAGCATTCCGATATTGATAGTTCAATTATTCTGGGTTTTAATGCCATGGACTCCTCCCTTCAGGGCAGGATGGAACTGCTCGAGACCGGTGCAGGTCTGTTAGAGGAGGGGCTCCTCTCAATTGCGGACAGATGCGGAATAGTAAACAAACTTATCGACCCGAGCATTACCCCTATGGGAAATGGAGCAGGGATAGCCCTCAGAATGACGATTACCACAAAAGCAAAATGGGGTCATCCTACAGGCTCCGGAATCCATAATGCTCCCTCAGCATGGAGCTGGCTGAACCGGCAAAAAGAAAAAGATCCTGTCCTGTATAAGATCTGTGATATAGGTTCTACCTGTCTCCAGCAGGCTGCAGCCGGAGATTTCATCCTTTACGGCCCTATAGAATACGCGGAATACATTTTCCCCATGGCTGCAATGAGCGATATTATGATTGCCGAAGCCGTGGCTGACCTTGATATCGAGCCCGCAAGCAGGCACCCGATTAACCTGCTTGTTTAA
- a CDS encoding winged helix-turn-helix domain-containing protein has protein sequence MKRRSRTDIAVDILRVAMNGAKKTHIVYEVNLNFNIAQKYLELLKEKELIRHENGVFITTDKGKVFQEMAKELKL, from the coding sequence TTGAAGAGAAGAAGCAGGACAGATATTGCAGTAGATATTTTAAGAGTAGCGATGAATGGGGCAAAGAAAACTCATATCGTTTATGAAGTGAATCTTAACTTTAACATTGCTCAGAAGTATCTGGAACTGTTAAAAGAAAAAGAGCTCATCAGGCATGAGAACGGTGTTTTTATCACAACTGATAAAGGAAAAGTTTTCCAGGAAATGGCTAAAGAACTTAAACTTTAA
- a CDS encoding pyridoxal-phosphate-dependent aminotransferase family protein: protein MDLEDTLLMMPGPVPVAPRVLRAMSKPMINHRSAEFAGIYTDCRGILADIFQTKNDIFLLSGSGTAGMEAAVGSVAGSGDKVIAIENGKFGERFKDLAALYAEVVPLEFEWGLPVDLEKVKEKLEEGAKAITLVHNETSAGIMNPAEEIGKLAKKHDALFIMDGVTSLGGDEVKVDEWGVDIAIVGSQKCLAAPPGMAAVSVSEKAFEAINGMKKRPYYNDLKAYKKSGDKPRPETPYTPAIPLFYALQEALHIVKEEGMEARIKRHRALSEAVRAAADAMNIEMFPQLNEYSHYSNTVTAMKSPAGIDGEDIKNDMKKRGVIIAGGQERLKGKIFRIGSMGIVTGRDVLSAIQQLEIVLNKRGYIDSVGAGTEAAARVIDRL, encoded by the coding sequence ATGGATCTGGAAGATACCCTTCTCATGATGCCTGGTCCCGTACCTGTTGCACCCAGAGTCCTTAGAGCGATGTCAAAACCGATGATTAACCACCGGAGTGCAGAATTTGCCGGAATTTATACTGATTGCAGGGGAATTCTTGCAGATATTTTTCAGACAAAAAATGACATTTTTTTACTCAGCGGCTCCGGAACTGCGGGAATGGAAGCTGCAGTCGGGTCTGTAGCCGGAAGCGGAGACAAAGTTATTGCTATAGAAAACGGAAAATTCGGAGAGCGCTTCAAAGACCTTGCAGCTCTCTATGCTGAAGTAGTGCCTCTGGAATTTGAATGGGGTCTTCCTGTAGACCTTGAGAAGGTTAAGGAAAAACTCGAGGAAGGGGCAAAAGCCATTACCCTTGTCCACAATGAGACCTCTGCTGGGATCATGAATCCTGCTGAAGAAATCGGCAAACTTGCAAAAAAACACGATGCTCTTTTTATCATGGACGGCGTAACCTCCCTTGGAGGAGATGAGGTCAAGGTCGATGAATGGGGTGTCGACATTGCAATCGTAGGTTCACAGAAATGCCTTGCAGCTCCCCCTGGAATGGCAGCAGTCTCAGTAAGCGAAAAAGCCTTTGAGGCTATAAATGGCATGAAGAAGAGACCCTACTATAATGACCTTAAAGCATATAAAAAGAGCGGGGACAAGCCCAGACCGGAAACACCCTACACACCTGCAATTCCTCTTTTCTATGCCCTTCAGGAAGCCCTTCATATCGTTAAAGAAGAGGGTATGGAAGCAAGGATCAAAAGGCACAGAGCCCTCTCCGAAGCAGTACGGGCAGCAGCTGATGCGATGAACATCGAGATGTTCCCCCAGCTTAACGAATACAGCCATTACTCCAACACCGTCACTGCGATGAAATCCCCTGCAGGAATTGACGGGGAAGACATTAAAAATGACATGAAGAAGCGCGGTGTAATTATTGCCGGCGGGCAGGAACGCCTGAAAGGCAAGATTTTCAGAATTGGAAGCATGGGGATCGTAACTGGAAGGGATGTCCTCTCAGCTATCCAGCAGCTGGAAATCGTGCTGAATAAGCGGGGTTATATTGACAGCGTGGGGGCAGGAACTGAAGCTGCAGCACGCGTTATTGACAGGCTGTGA
- a CDS encoding CDC48 family AAA ATPase, translating to MTDGDKSIVKLKVAEADQRDVGKGIVRIDERFREKLGLKPFDVVEIKGGKSTSALIGRPYPSDAGLDIIRMDGLIRMNAKTSIGEYVDIRKADWKEAKSVTLAPVAKGMQIYAPSETLKAVFMNRTVSKGDFISTTSLRRSRERETFGKGVMFEDFFQDFFGQGFGPSFGLGEIKLQVVSTAPSGIVKITDMTQVELLPEATEITPEQNIPTVMYEDLGGLKDAIGKVREMIELPLKHPELFDRLGIDAPKGVLLHGPPGTGKTMLAKAVANESDAYFISINGPEIMSKYYGESEKAIRDIFEDAEKNAPAIIFLDEIDSIAPKRAEVTGEVERRVVAQLLSLMDGLKARKNVIVIGSTNRPEAIDIALRRPGRFDREIELRVPDTEGRLEIFQIHTRGMPLDENVNLMDFAQITYGFVGADIAALCREAAMSALRRILPKINLNEPEIPREILDALQVTREDFENALKDVQPSAIREILIEVPNIGWDDVGGLGEVKELLKEAVEWPLKSPESYRDIGVEAPKGVLLYGPPGTGKTLLAKAIAHESDANFITAKGSDLLSKWYGESEKRIAEVFTRARQVAPSIIFLDELDSLAPIRGASTGEPQVTARILNQLLSEMDGLEELRAVVVIGATNRPDMIDPALLRPGRFDELILVPVPDEGARREIFRVHTENMALAEDVDLEKLVSLTDQYTGADIAAVCKKAGRHALREDLHAKNVKQKHFLQAIEETGPSVTPDTMKYYQAIKGELRKRKSKEIESPYYI from the coding sequence TTGACTGATGGGGACAAATCGATCGTAAAACTCAAGGTTGCAGAAGCCGATCAAAGAGACGTCGGGAAAGGAATCGTCCGAATTGATGAAAGATTCAGAGAAAAACTTGGCCTTAAACCCTTTGATGTTGTGGAAATCAAAGGCGGTAAATCAACTTCTGCCCTTATAGGCCGCCCTTATCCCAGTGATGCAGGGCTTGACATTATCCGTATGGACGGGCTTATCCGCATGAACGCAAAGACCAGCATAGGGGAATATGTGGATATCCGCAAAGCAGACTGGAAAGAAGCAAAGAGCGTAACGCTTGCTCCTGTAGCCAAAGGAATGCAGATCTATGCTCCGAGCGAAACGCTCAAAGCCGTATTCATGAACCGTACGGTTTCAAAAGGAGACTTTATTTCCACCACAAGCCTGAGGCGGTCAAGAGAAAGGGAAACTTTCGGCAAAGGAGTTATGTTCGAGGACTTCTTCCAGGACTTTTTCGGGCAGGGCTTCGGGCCGTCCTTCGGGCTTGGGGAGATAAAACTGCAGGTAGTATCTACTGCCCCTTCGGGGATAGTAAAAATTACAGACATGACACAGGTTGAGCTTTTACCGGAAGCTACGGAGATAACCCCTGAGCAGAATATCCCTACTGTAATGTATGAAGACCTGGGTGGGCTTAAGGATGCCATTGGCAAGGTAAGGGAAATGATAGAACTACCTCTAAAGCACCCTGAGCTCTTTGACAGGCTTGGAATCGATGCTCCAAAAGGAGTGCTACTGCACGGACCTCCAGGAACGGGCAAGACAATGCTTGCAAAAGCAGTCGCTAACGAATCAGATGCTTATTTCATTTCCATTAACGGTCCGGAGATTATGTCAAAGTACTATGGAGAGTCCGAGAAAGCGATCAGGGATATCTTTGAGGACGCAGAAAAGAATGCTCCGGCAATTATCTTCCTGGATGAAATTGATTCGATTGCCCCTAAACGGGCTGAAGTGACCGGAGAAGTAGAAAGGAGAGTGGTCGCTCAACTTCTTTCCCTGATGGACGGGCTTAAAGCCCGCAAGAATGTGATTGTCATCGGGTCGACCAACCGGCCTGAAGCCATTGATATTGCACTCCGCCGCCCCGGCAGGTTTGATCGGGAGATTGAACTGAGGGTTCCGGACACGGAAGGAAGGCTTGAGATTTTCCAGATCCATACCAGAGGTATGCCACTCGACGAAAATGTAAACCTGATGGATTTTGCTCAGATAACTTACGGGTTTGTGGGAGCCGATATTGCTGCGCTCTGCAGGGAAGCAGCCATGAGCGCATTGAGACGGATTTTACCGAAAATCAACCTTAATGAACCCGAAATTCCTCGGGAGATTCTTGATGCCCTTCAGGTCACAAGGGAAGATTTTGAAAATGCCCTGAAAGATGTCCAGCCATCTGCAATAAGGGAAATTCTGATAGAGGTTCCCAATATAGGTTGGGACGATGTGGGCGGCCTTGGAGAGGTAAAAGAACTTTTGAAAGAGGCTGTGGAATGGCCCTTGAAAAGCCCTGAATCTTACAGGGATATAGGGGTTGAAGCTCCTAAAGGCGTGCTACTGTATGGTCCTCCGGGTACTGGAAAGACCCTTCTTGCAAAAGCCATTGCCCATGAGTCCGATGCCAATTTTATTACTGCCAAAGGAAGTGATTTACTCTCCAAATGGTACGGTGAATCCGAAAAAAGAATCGCTGAGGTCTTTACGCGCGCAAGGCAGGTTGCTCCTTCTATTATTTTCCTTGACGAACTTGACTCGCTTGCCCCTATTCGAGGGGCTTCTACAGGTGAGCCTCAGGTTACAGCAAGGATCCTTAACCAGCTCCTGTCAGAAATGGACGGACTTGAAGAACTCAGGGCTGTTGTGGTAATCGGGGCAACCAACCGTCCTGATATGATAGATCCTGCCCTTCTCAGGCCAGGGCGGTTTGACGAGCTTATCCTTGTTCCTGTTCCGGATGAAGGAGCCCGCAGGGAAATCTTCAGGGTTCACACAGAGAATATGGCTCTTGCAGAGGATGTTGACCTCGAAAAACTCGTTTCCCTTACAGACCAGTACACAGGTGCGGATATTGCAGCTGTATGTAAAAAAGCAGGAAGGCATGCATTACGTGAGGACCTCCATGCAAAGAACGTCAAGCAAAAACACTTCCTGCAGGCTATTGAAGAGACCGGACCTTCAGTTACTCCGGATACCATGAAGTACTACCAGGCAATAAAAGGAGAACTGAGAAAAAGGAAGTCCAAAGAAATAGAAAGTCCCTATTATATCTGA
- a CDS encoding flavodoxin family protein gives MAMKALFLNCTLKKVPQVSNTRALIDRAVVIFKELDVESEVIRVVDHSIAFGVTSDEGEGDECPFILEKIKTCDILIIGSPIWFGTLSSVAKMVIERLDGTYMEGNPETGQYPLYGKVAGVIVTGNEDGAQNVGSRILFSLTHLGCTVPPNADCYWVGDAGPGPSYIEAGGERHLYTNRTVRYMVHNLVYFAKLLKENPIPTNLKKLDEEAKKVSNSG, from the coding sequence ATGGCTATGAAGGCACTTTTTTTGAACTGCACACTGAAAAAAGTGCCTCAGGTATCGAACACCCGCGCTCTTATTGACAGAGCTGTAGTTATTTTTAAAGAACTTGATGTTGAGAGTGAGGTCATAAGGGTTGTTGACCACAGTATAGCGTTCGGGGTTACCTCAGATGAAGGAGAAGGGGATGAATGCCCCTTTATACTTGAAAAAATTAAAACCTGTGATATCCTGATTATAGGAAGTCCAATCTGGTTTGGTACGCTTTCTTCCGTAGCCAAAATGGTGATTGAAAGACTGGATGGGACTTATATGGAGGGGAATCCGGAAACCGGGCAGTACCCCCTTTATGGAAAGGTTGCAGGAGTTATCGTCACAGGAAACGAAGACGGAGCACAGAACGTAGGTTCAAGAATACTCTTTAGCCTTACACACCTGGGGTGTACCGTGCCTCCCAATGCGGACTGCTACTGGGTCGGGGATGCAGGACCGGGACCCAGTTATATAGAAGCAGGAGGGGAAAGGCACCTTTATACAAACAGAACAGTAAGATACATGGTACATAATCTGGTATACTTCGCAAAGCTTCTCAAGGAAAACCCTATTCCTACCAACTTAAAAAAGCTTGATGAGGAGGCAAAAAAGGTAAGTAATTCAGGCTAA
- a CDS encoding tetrahydromethanopterin S-methyltransferase subunit A, translating to MKFIAENWPPVKGDYVTGKTDSRIAVVTLASQLNACPEAAIWGSSKTENLGVEKIIVNVISNSNIRYVLICGTESRGHLAGHSLLAIHANGIDEQGRITGSQGAIPFIENITKSAVERFRQQVTLLDRIGLNDPEEVQKLVEDYKDKGEAYPEEPIAVCAPKKRQSSFAVPTSGDIIISGEFVMDSKAGIVCLAESL from the coding sequence CTGAAGTTCATTGCAGAAAACTGGCCCCCTGTAAAAGGAGACTACGTTACAGGAAAAACCGATTCAAGGATTGCAGTAGTAACCCTTGCAAGCCAGCTTAATGCCTGCCCTGAGGCAGCCATCTGGGGAAGTTCAAAAACCGAAAACCTTGGAGTTGAAAAAATAATAGTAAATGTTATTTCAAACTCCAATATCCGTTATGTGCTGATCTGCGGAACCGAGTCAAGGGGTCATCTGGCAGGGCACTCACTGCTAGCAATCCATGCAAACGGAATTGATGAGCAGGGCAGAATTACAGGTTCACAGGGCGCAATTCCCTTTATAGAAAACATCACAAAGTCCGCAGTCGAACGCTTCCGGCAGCAGGTTACACTCCTCGATAGAATAGGGTTAAATGACCCCGAAGAAGTCCAAAAGCTTGTGGAGGATTATAAAGATAAGGGAGAAGCATACCCTGAAGAGCCCATTGCTGTTTGTGCCCCGAAAAAAAGACAGTCCTCTTTTGCAGTCCCCACGTCAGGAGACATAATAATTTCAGGAGAATTTGTAATGGATTCAAAAGCAGGAATTGTCTGCCTGGCAGAAAGTCTCTGA